The following are from one region of the Vulpes vulpes isolate BD-2025 chromosome 14, VulVul3, whole genome shotgun sequence genome:
- the LOC140595325 gene encoding uncharacterized protein encodes MRPRGSRGDAAAAPAPSTFSRSQSRMQGWGRPELGGDRTWGWGAGKEKEDTAHPPPHPALPPALPQQRRLSRKGDLEERGREREGGRDQRRRTGGRCRVTEEPPRAAHLEPLPARGCVCRRSAPPAGTSIFGHSRSFCADYVLVSKASLRGGPPIIPSADKEAQACLRSQGRGGLGVAATWLLPRHLLSPRAPPRMLTEARPRETRSGPAPTRASPPGVLRKGLVMRRRLGARLEEAAAVSPTGASLAHTASGTRGQASRRRGRGVGPCTIWGRTPARADAPPSPAGPPGAVAAEGSQRGWRSCSPSLSLISLDSSSFP; translated from the exons ATGCGCCCGCGTGGCTCCCGGGGAGATGCTGCAGCCGCGCCAGCACCATCCACCTTCTCCCGGAGCCAATCGCGaatgcaggggtgggggaggccggAGCTCGGAGGCGACCgcacttgggggtggggggcaggcaaagagaaagaagacaccGCGCACCCCCCTCCgcaccctgcccttcccccagccctcccGCAGCAGCGCAGACTTAGCAGGAAGGGAGATcttgaggagagagggagagagagggagggagggagggaccagAGGCGCAGGACTGGCGGGCGATGCAGAGTTACGGAGGAGCCACCTCGAGCCGCGCACCTTGAGCCCCTCCCTGCTCGGGGCTGTGTCTGCAGACGCTCCGCACCCCCAGCCGG CACCAGCATTTTCGGGCATTCCAGAAGCTTCTGTGCGGATTACGTGTTGGTCTCTAAAGCATCACTAAGAGGTGGGCCTCCCATCATCCCCTCTGCGGACAAGGAGGCACAGGCTTGCCTGAGGTCCCAGGGCAGGGGCGGCCTGGGAGTGGCCGCCACCTGGCTGCTGCCCAGGCACCTGCTGTCCCCCAGGGCCCCGCCCCGGATGCTGACAGAAGCCCGCCCCAGGGAGACCAGGAGTGGCCCAGCCCCGACCCGGGCGTCCCCCCCAGGCGTCCTCAGGAAGGGGCTGGTGATGCGACGCCGCCTCGGTGCCCGGCTGGAAGAAGCCGCGGCGGTGAGCCCGACGGGCGCCTCCCTCGCCCACACAGCCTCAGGGACGCGGGGACAGGCCTCACGCCGTCGGGGCCGTGGGGTCGGGCCCTGCACCATCTGGGGGCGCACACCGGCACGTGCCGATGCGCCGCCCTCACCAGCGGGGCCACCTGGCGCTGTGGCCGCCGAGGGCTCGCAACGGGGCTGGCGCAGCTGCAGCCCGAGCCTCAGCTTGATCTCATTGGACTCATCCTCGTTTCCGTAG